The nucleotide window GCAACATCGTGCTTCTGGAGACGGACGCCGGTGCGGTGATCGTCGACACCGGATCGACCGCCCGGTTCGGCGCCGCGCTGCGGGCATTCGCGGATCAGAGGCTGGGGGGCGTCGCGGCGGTCTTCAACACACACCATCATCCCGATCACTGGCTGGGCAACCAGGCCTTCACCGACCGTCCCATAAAGGCGCTGGCGGACAGCAAGGCTGCCGCCGAGGCGAACGGGGCGGATTATGCGACGGCGCTCTATGCCATTCTTGGAAACTGGATGACGGGCACCGCGCCGCATCCGCCGGCGCAAGCCGTTGCGCCGGGCCCCGTCGTTATCGGCGGCCGCGCGCTGCGGTTGATCGGAGAGGCCGGTCATACGGGGGCCGATCTTGCGATTCTCGATGAAGAGACCGGCACGCTTGTCGCGGGCGATCTTCTTTTCCTCGACCGTGCGCCGAGCCTTCCGGACGCTGACATTGCTGCGTGGAAACGGGCGCTGGAGCGCCTAGCCGACCTGAACCCCGCAGGGGTGGTGCCTGGTCATGGGCCGCTTGACCGTACCGGCGCCGCGTTGGCGCAGACCCGCGCCTATCTTGAAGGTTTTGACGACCGCATGAAGCGGGCCGTCACACGGGGGCTGTCGCCGATGGAGGCGATCCTGGCAGGGCCGATGCCGGAATTCGCGGCAATGGGCGCCAACCCCGAGGAATACCACCGCAGCGTCGTGCAGCGGTGGACAGAGTACGAAAGCGAGGCCCTGCCGGTGGTCGGCGGGGCCTGAGCCAACCCGGACGGATGTGGACACACCGTTCGACAACTTCGACGGAGGAGGAAAAGAAGTGAAGAATCTCTTGAAAATGACGGGGGCCAGCGTCCTGGCCTTGGCTGCCGCCGCCAACCTTGCGGCAGCGGAGACCAGCAAGGTGACCTGGGAGGATATCCTCAACGACCACGAAACCACCGATGACGTGCTGATGTACGGCATGGGCAGCAATGCCCAGCGGTGGTCCACGCTGGATCAGATCAACGCCGATACGGTCAAGCACCTGCGCCCTGCATGGGCGTTCTCGTTCGGCGATGAAAAGCAGCGCGGGCAGGAAAGCCAGGCGGTTGTGCATGACGGCGTGATCTACATCACCGGGTCGTATTCCCGCGTCTGGGCGCTGGATGCGAAAACGGGCGAACGCCTGTGGAAATTCGAGGCGCGTCTGCCCGACGATATCCGTCCCTGTTGCGACGTGATCAACCGCGGCGTCGCGATCTACGGTGACAAGGTCTATTTCGGGGCGCTCGACGCCAGCATCTACGCGCTGAACAAGGACACCGGCA belongs to Roseovarius sp. THAF27 and includes:
- a CDS encoding quinoprotein relay system zinc metallohydrolase 1; this translates as MTRRAPSRRQVLLGGVAIAAASSLVRPARAASTYALNPFEVAGGVWMIEGAQESLDAANGGAICNIVLLETDAGAVIVDTGSTARFGAALRAFADQRLGGVAAVFNTHHHPDHWLGNQAFTDRPIKALADSKAAAEANGADYATALYAILGNWMTGTAPHPPAQAVAPGPVVIGGRALRLIGEAGHTGADLAILDEETGTLVAGDLLFLDRAPSLPDADIAAWKRALERLADLNPAGVVPGHGPLDRTGAALAQTRAYLEGFDDRMKRAVTRGLSPMEAILAGPMPEFAAMGANPEEYHRSVVQRWTEYESEALPVVGGA